The Tolypothrix sp. PCC 7712 region ATGGGATTCATCCCACTACCATTGGCTATGGCATTATTGCTCAAGAAGTGATTAAGATTATGCAGTTAGCAGGGGTGAAATTTTATCAACAGGATGGGACAACGGAACGTCCCGGTGAGGTTCGGGTGAATTTCTCCAACTTGATTGCTGTGGATTCCCTGATTTCTCAACCACCGCGAAACCTAATTGAGATTATGGATATTATTGGCGAACTAGACAAGAAGTTTAATATCTTAAGCAGATTGCTGAAACGGAATTATTAGGGACTTCCAGAAAATCAATTACCAAGTCTACCACAGAGAATTATTCTCTTTTCCCCCTGCTCCCTGCCCCCATGCTCAGAAAGCGATAGTATATTTTTTAGGTGGAAGTCCCTCAACTCTCGCCTCGAGGTAGATATTCTGCCATCACCCTACAACCCCGTTTAAGATCCAAGTAAGTAAAGAAAGATTTCGTAGCTTACTGCATGAAACGCATCGTCTTGATTGCTGGGTTTGAATCCTTTAACGCTGACTTGTACAGAAAAGCAGCTTTTTTAGCTAACTCTCGCTGTTCTGAGTTGGACATTCGAGTATTTAGCGATCGCGATATTACCACCAAGCGCCAGGAAGTAGAAGCAGCACTCCAAGACGCTGAGGTATTTTTTGGCAGCTTGCTATTTGATTATGACCAGGTTTTGTGGTTGCGCGATCGCATCTCCCAAATTCCCATCCGCTTGGTGTTTGAGTCGGCTTTGGAATTGATGAGTTTAACCAAGCTGGGCGATTTTGCCATTGGCGATAAACCTAAAGGTATGCCTAAGCCTGTAAAATTCATTCTAGATAAATTTAGTAACGGCAGAGAAGAAGATAAACTCGCTGGTTATATTAGCTTTTTAAAAGTCGGGCCGAAATTACTTAAATATGTGCCAGTGCAGAAAGTGCAAGATTTACGCAACTGGTTAATTATCTATGGTTATTGGAATGCTGGCGGCCCTGAAAATGTTGCTTCTCTATTTTGGACAATAGCGGAAAAATATTTAGGCTTAAAAGTTGGCGATATTCCTGCGCCTGTAGAAACTCCCAATATGGGGTTATTGCACCCAGATTATCAAGGATTTTTTGAATCACCAAAGGCGTATTTGGAATGGTATCAGCAGAAATTCCAGGTTAACAATCCAGTTGTAGGAATTCTGCTTTATCGCAAACATGTTATTACCAAACAACAATATATTCCCCAACTAATTCGCCGTTTTGAAGCTGCTGGGTTAATTCCTTTACCAATTTTTATCAATGGTGTAGAAGGACATGTGGCTGTCAGAGATTGGATGACAACCGATTATGAAATTCAGCAAAGACAAATAGGTAATATTGAAACTCCGTCGCTTTCTAAAGAAGCGGTAAAGGTTGATGCGATAGTCTCTACAATTGGGTTTCCTTTAGTTGGTGGCCCGGCTGGTTCAATGGAAGCAGGGCGACAAGTAGAAGTTGCTAAACGTATTTTGACTGCGAAAAATGTCCCTTATTTTGTCGCAGCACCACTATTAATTCAAGATATTTATTCTTGGACGCGTCAAGGTATTGGTGGTTTACAAAGTGTGGTGTTATACGCTTTACCTGAACTTGATGGGGCGATTGATACGGTTCCCCTTGGTGGTTTGGTAGGTGAAGATATTTATTTAGTTCCTGAACGAGTACAGCGATTAATTGGTAGAGTCAAAAGCTGGATTAATTTACGGCAAAAACCTGCATCGGCAAGAAAAATTGCGATTATTTTATATGGGTTTCCTCCTGGTTATGGTGCTGTGGGAACGGCTGCTTTATTAAATGTACCGCGTAGTTTGTTGAAGTTTTTAGATGCATTGAAGAAACAAGGCTATGCAGTTGGAGATTTACCGGATGATGGGGAAGAATTAATTCGCTGGGTGAAGGAAGCAGATGAAAACCCCACCCCAACCCTCCCCCGAAGTTTGCTCAACGGGGGGAACCCCCGCACGCAACTTCTCTCCGCAAGCAGGGAGGGAGTTATATCCCCCTCCGTTTACGGGGGGGTTAGGGGGGGTTCTACTGTAAATGTACAGACTCTGGAAAAATGGTTAGGATATCTCCGCACTTCCCGTATTGAAAAACAATGGAAATCTCTGACTGGGACGGGAATTAAAACTTATGGTGATGAGTTTCAAATTGGGGGCATACAGTTAGGAAATATCTGGATTGGTGTACAGCCACCTTTGGGTTTACAAGGCGACCCGATGCGGTTAATGTTTGAGAGAGATTTAACTCCCCATCCTCAATACGCGGCTTTTTATAAATGGTTACAAAATGAGTTTCAAGCTGATGCTGTGGTTCATTTTGGAATGCATGGAACTGTAGAATGGTTACCTGGTTCTCCTTTAGGTAATACGGGTTATTCTTGGTCGGATATTTTGTTGGGAGATATTCCTAATTTATATATATATGCGGCGAATAATCCTTCCGAATCAATTTTGGCAAAGCGTCGCGGTTATGGGGTATTAATTTCCCATAATGTCCCGCCTTATGGTCGTGCTGGTTTGTATAAGGAATTGTTGACGCTGAGAGATTTAATTTCTGAGTATCGAGAAGATCCGCAAAAGAATTACGCCTTGAAGGAAGCTATTTGTACAAAAATTGTGGACACTGGTTTAGAAGCAGATTGTCCTTTGGAAGATGCGAAAAAGTTGGGAATTGCTTTTAGTTATGAAAATGTGAGAATGTTTAGTGCCCATGTTTTTGATGACTATTTGGTGAAGCTGTATGAGTATTTACAGATTTTAGAAAGTCGGTTGTTTTCTTCAGGTTTACATACTCTGGGTGAGGAACCAGATGAGGAAAAATTGGCGGCGTATTTAGAAGCTTATTTTGGGGAAGAACCGCAAAGAAGAGAAGGACATGAAGGAAAAGAAATCAGAGATTTGTTGAGCCAATCTACGGATGAGTTGACGAATTTATTAAGGGGTTTGAATGGGGAATATATTCCGCCTGCACCTGGTGGTGATTTATTAAGAGATGGGCCTGGTGTGTTACCTACAGGGAGAAATATTCATGCTTTAGATCCTTATAGAATGCCTTCACCTGCGGCTTATGAAAGAGGTAGGGAAATTGCTCAAAAAATTATTGCCCAGCATTTACAAGAACATGGCAAATATCCGGAAACTGTGGCGGTAATGTTATGGGGTTTAGATGCGATTAAAACTAAGGGTGAATCCTTGGGGATTTTATTAGAATTAGTTGGTGCTGAACCTGTAAAGGAGGGAACGGGGAGAATTGTTCGTTATGAGTTAAAACCTTTAGCTGAGGTGGGACATCCCCGGATTGATGTGTTAGGAAATCTCTCAGGAATTTTCCGCGATAGTTTTGTGAATATCATCGAATTATTAGATGATTTATTTCAACGGGCTGCGGAAGCTGAGGAATCGGAAGCAGAGAATTTTATTAGAAAACACGCTTTAGCTTTAAAGGCGCAAGGTGTAGAAAATGTCTCTGCAAGATTATTTTCTAACCCAGCCGGAGATTTCGGTTCTTTGGTAAATGACCAAGTTGTTGATGGAAATTGGGAATCCGGTGAAGAGTTAGGTAATACTTGGCAAAGCCGCAATGTTTTCAGCTATGGGAGACAAGATAAAGGACAGGCTAGGCCGGAAGTGTTAAATACTTTATTGAAAACAAGCGATCGCATTGTCCAAGAAATTGATTCGGTAGAATATGGCATTACCGATATTCAAGAATATTATGCCAATACTGGTGGGTTAAAGAAAGCCGCAGAAAAACAGCGCGGTAAGAAGATTACAACCAGTTTTGTGGAAAGTTTCTCGAAAGACACCACACCCCGCAATTTAGATGATTTACTGCGAATGGAGTACCGCACGAAATTAGTCAATCCCAAATGGGCGCAAGCAATGGCTAATCAAGGTTCCGGTGGTGCGTTTGAAATCTCCCAACGCATGACAGCGTTAATCGGTTGGGGCGGTACTGCGGATTTTACTGATGATTGGGTATATGACCAAGCTGCGGATACTTACGCCCTAGATGCAGAGATGGCGGAGAAGTTACGCAAAGCAAATCCGGAAGCATTCCGCAATATTGTGGGCAGAATGTTAGAAGCGCACGGACGGGGTTTCTGGCAAGCTGATGAAGATAAGTTAGATAAGTTACGGCAATTGTATGAGTTAACAGATGAAGAGTTAGAAGGTGTAACAAATTAAATCCTCGTGACACAGGTAAATGAAAAAATTAATACCCACTTAACTTACGCAACAAGTTGCGTAAGTTAAGTGGGGGCTACGCATTTATTGTAGTTGGGGAAGTGCTTTAGCCCAGCTTAACGAAGTTATCACCTTTCGGTAATTTTGAGGAATGCGATCGCAAAGTTAAACTTTTCTCCTATTCTGCAAGAGATAATTACAAGGCGGAAATGAGTTAAAAAACAGTCATGACACGCCTAATTTTCATTACAGAAAGATTTGCGCCTGATTTGGGTGGTTTGGCTAGGAGTGCAACGCGGTTGGTGGGGACGCTGTTGCAACTGGGTGTAGATATTGATGTTGTGACTTGGAGTCGTTATTTACAACCAGGTGAGGTTTTACCACCGGAAACTAAAGAAGCAAATATTCGTGTTTATCGTATCGGGTTATACCGTCATTGGGATATGACGATGCCTCATACATTAAATGTTCTGGAATGGTTACATTCTGCGTCTGGTTATGATGCTGTATGGGGACATTATTTGTTTCCCAGTGGTTTTTTGGCTACTTGGTTTGCTGCACTTGTAGGATTACCTAGTACAGTTAGCGCCCGTGGTAATGATATTGACCGCGAAATGTTTCCGCCGGGAGATTTTGCCCGTTTACAATGGACGCTACAACACGCCAAGGTGGTTACGGCGGTAAGTGCTGATATGTCGCGCAAAATTCAGCTACTTAGTGGGCGGGATGATGTGTTGGTGTTGAAAAATGCGGTTGATACAGAAATATTTTCTTTGCAGAACAACCCCACCCCCAGCCCTTCCCCGCAAGCGAGGAGGGGGGAAGGAATTACTAGGGAGTCTTTGGGAATTGCAGCAGATGAGGTTATTTTGGGATTTTGTGGGGAATTGCGGGAGAAAAAAGGGCAGCAGTTTTTATTGAATGCTTTAACGACAGTTCGACAAGTGCATTCTGCTTGTTTGCTAATTATTGGTGAGGTAAGGGCTTCTCAAGAATCTGTGCTGCAATTGTATAAGACTAATCAGCCAGAAAATGCCCAGCGAATAATTATCACAGGACATTTACCAAATCTGGAGGCGGTGGCTGAGTATCTACGCTTGTGTGATGTTTATCTCCAGCCTTCACTGTGGGAGGGTATGCCAAATGCGTTGTTAGAAGCAATGGCTTGTGGTTGTGGTTGTATCGCCAGTGATGCGGGTGGGATACCGGAGGTGATTACACATGGTAAAAACGGCTTTTTACTACCGCGATCGCATTTGCATAAGCTGGGTGAGGCGGTGTTAGAATTCTTGGCGATGACAACTGAAGAAAAAAATCCCATTCGCCAAGCTGCACGCGATCGCATTTTAACTGAATATTCCCTCGCTCAAGAAAAGTTGCAACTTCAAACTTTGATGGTGCGGTTGATTCCCAATTCTGTATAAGCATTAATCAAAGCTTCACCAGCAATTTGCCAAGTATAATACTCCTCAATTCGCTGACGAGCATTTATCGCTAGTTTGGTGGCGAGTTCTGGCTGATTTTTTAAGCTGAACACAGCATCTTTAATCGACTTTGCTGAACCTGGCTTGACTAATAAAAAATGTACTCCGTCTTCGCCTAATTCCCTAACTACTGGTAAATCGCTAGCAATTACAGGTATTCCTGTCGCCATCCCCTCTAAAATCTTCAGGGGACAACAACCTTGGATTAAATTGCGATCGCTGGGCATCAAGGGTGCCAAAATTACATCACAGTTATGAATATTTGCCACTAATTGAGTTTGTGGCATTGGTTCTAAAATGGTGAGTTTATCGGCTACTCCTAACTTTAGCGCTAGTTGCTTTAAGGCTTTGAGTTGATAGTTCCTAGCTTGTCCAATAACTTTTAAATTAGCAGGAAAATCTCGGTTAATTAATGATAATGCTTCTACTGCTTGGTTGACACCTTGCCAAGGCGAAAGTGTACCAAAATATATAATTTGTCGTTTGTCATTAGTCCTTTGTCCTTGGTCATTTGTAAATATTTTTAAATCTACGCCGTTGGGAATGACGCGGATTTTATCTCTAGAAATGCCGCGATTTTGTAAATATGCGCTGGTGATGCTGCTGGGGGTAACAATTAAATCGGCTGCTTCTAGACAAATTTGCTCTTGAGAGTGCAATTTATGTAGCAGTTCTCTATCTTCAGCTACGGCAGGATAGCGATATTTTAACTCGATGGAAGGTAAACCATTAACCTCAAAAATTAGGCGATCGCAATATTTTTGTTTGTTCCGGGCGATGGGAAAGCCTTCGTAAATTGAACGTATTTGGATAACTTCAAATCGCTTTCCTTTCAACCATGCTTTGAGTAATTGCCGAAAATACAAAACTCTATGAATTAAAGTCTCGCCGATTGCTGGTAATGTTGTTTGTCTAACTTGCGGATAAATTTCCTGGTAATCTATACCTGTGGCTGTGGGAGAAACTGTTATTAACTGTACTTGCTCAAAAGCTGTTGCTAAAGCAATAGAAAAAGCTGCTATATGAATGGCTGCGCCCTTAGGTGCAGGAACAGTATCAAAGGTAATATAAGCGATTTTTGATTCAGTCATTAATGTATATAAATTTCGTTGACAGCTAATTTTGTGTTTGTTATACTGACAGCCACATTGTATATTTTGTTAATGATTTACTGCTGAGTTTCAAGACATATATATTTAGTAAATTTAATAAAAATTGATAAAATCATTTTTGAATTGCATTGATGGAGTTTTAATAAAATGCCGATAGAATTTCTCAATTTTAGAAAAAATTTGATTTATTCTACAACAGTAAATCTTAGTACTATCATTGCTGATTTGCAGGAAATAGAAGGTATAGATCATCTGGCAGAGTTGCAGCAAAGTAAATATGCTAAACGGGCACTCTATTATTTTTACGGCATAATTGGCTGTTTTGTACTAGGGTTTATTCTGTTATTTGTAATTGCTAAAATACCAGTTTTTGTTTTTGCCTTATTTGCATTATTTTTAGTCATAATTGTATTGACAATCTTGATTATTTATGAACTGGTTAGAAGATTTAAACTAGGCAAATTAAATATTCTTAATTATCGCTATGAAGTAACTCAGCGAATTGTGCAAATGCTAGCGCGAGATATGGATGCAGGTAGCGAGATGGAGATTAAACTATCTTTTAAACGGACAAAAAATAAGGAAAATTTAGCAGAAACTATACCTCATCCAACTAAGCGCGACTGGAAAATTGATAAATATCAAAATGAATGGTTGAAATTAAATGGACAATTGTTAGATAAAACCCAGTTTTTATTAACTGCTACTGAGATTTCCAAAACTCAATATGGCTGGAAACGTGGTAGCAGTGGCAAAAGTAAATATAAAACCAAAACTAATGATGTTGGCTTAGATATAGTTTTAACTTTACACTATCCGCAACGCCGTTATGGTGCGATTAAAATTTTACAAAGTGAAGTTAGCAAGGCGGTGAAGTTGCCTAATTTATCTCATCCCAGAAATGTCAAGCTCACAGATAAAGCTGTGCATTTAAGTGTGAGAATGGCTCCTCAAGTAGCAGATAATGAAAATGAAATATATCAAACCATTACCATGATGTTTCTCAGTCTTTATCAAGTATTAAATTTAGCAAAAGTACTTTCTAAGTAATCAAAATTATGAAAATAGGATTCTTAAGAATTTTCCTGTCCTTATTTTTAATTACTACTATTGTTAGCTGTGGTAGTAGTAAATCTGGAAGCGATGTAGCTAGTAATAGTAGTTTGCAAAATACACCAGTCGCTACTAATGTAGCTGCTACTCAGGGAAAAATTCAATTTAAAACTGAAGGTGGCTCGGAATTATTTGCACTGAAGCCGGAAGCAGATGGTGCTAAATTAGTAGATGGGAAAAATCAGGAATTAGCAAGAATCAAAGCAGATAAATCGGGAAAAATTAAAATTAAAGATAGTAGCGAAAAAGTTTTAGGTTATGTAGTGGCAGAAAAAGGTTATTGGAAGCTCAAAGATGCTAATCAAAGCCAAGATTTATATATTCTCAGACAGCAGAATGATGAGGATTATAAATTAGAAGATGCTGCCAAAAAAGAAATTTATCGCATTAAAGCACGCAATGATGGCTTTGCAATAGAAACGCCAGATAAAAATTTAGTTTATCAAGTAAAAGTTAAAGAAGGAAAAACTTCTTTAAGAAAAGGCTCATCCAAAACGATTTTCTCTACCAAATCTCAGTTATCACCGATTGCATTTACCTGCTTTGGCTTAGATGTACTTACCCGCGAACAGCAAGCTGGACTAGCTTATGCTGTAAACTTAACAGGAGGGAAATAAACCTTGCAGATACAGCTAAGTTGGATAGATCCTAATAGCGAAGAACGGCGAGAACCACTATTAGAAACTCC contains the following coding sequences:
- a CDS encoding glycosyltransferase, which produces MTRLIFITERFAPDLGGLARSATRLVGTLLQLGVDIDVVTWSRYLQPGEVLPPETKEANIRVYRIGLYRHWDMTMPHTLNVLEWLHSASGYDAVWGHYLFPSGFLATWFAALVGLPSTVSARGNDIDREMFPPGDFARLQWTLQHAKVVTAVSADMSRKIQLLSGRDDVLVLKNAVDTEIFSLQNNPTPSPSPQARRGEGITRESLGIAADEVILGFCGELREKKGQQFLLNALTTVRQVHSACLLIIGEVRASQESVLQLYKTNQPENAQRIIITGHLPNLEAVAEYLRLCDVYLQPSLWEGMPNALLEAMACGCGCIASDAGGIPEVITHGKNGFLLPRSHLHKLGEAVLEFLAMTTEEKNPIRQAARDRILTEYSLAQEKLQLQTLMVRLIPNSV
- a CDS encoding glycosyltransferase family 4 protein — translated: MTESKIAYITFDTVPAPKGAAIHIAAFSIALATAFEQVQLITVSPTATGIDYQEIYPQVRQTTLPAIGETLIHRVLYFRQLLKAWLKGKRFEVIQIRSIYEGFPIARNKQKYCDRLIFEVNGLPSIELKYRYPAVAEDRELLHKLHSQEQICLEAADLIVTPSSITSAYLQNRGISRDKIRVIPNGVDLKIFTNDQGQRTNDKRQIIYFGTLSPWQGVNQAVEALSLINRDFPANLKVIGQARNYQLKALKQLALKLGVADKLTILEPMPQTQLVANIHNCDVILAPLMPSDRNLIQGCCPLKILEGMATGIPVIASDLPVVRELGEDGVHFLLVKPGSAKSIKDAVFSLKNQPELATKLAINARQRIEEYYTWQIAGEALINAYTELGINRTIKV
- the bchH gene encoding magnesium chelatase subunit H — encoded protein: MKRIVLIAGFESFNADLYRKAAFLANSRCSELDIRVFSDRDITTKRQEVEAALQDAEVFFGSLLFDYDQVLWLRDRISQIPIRLVFESALELMSLTKLGDFAIGDKPKGMPKPVKFILDKFSNGREEDKLAGYISFLKVGPKLLKYVPVQKVQDLRNWLIIYGYWNAGGPENVASLFWTIAEKYLGLKVGDIPAPVETPNMGLLHPDYQGFFESPKAYLEWYQQKFQVNNPVVGILLYRKHVITKQQYIPQLIRRFEAAGLIPLPIFINGVEGHVAVRDWMTTDYEIQQRQIGNIETPSLSKEAVKVDAIVSTIGFPLVGGPAGSMEAGRQVEVAKRILTAKNVPYFVAAPLLIQDIYSWTRQGIGGLQSVVLYALPELDGAIDTVPLGGLVGEDIYLVPERVQRLIGRVKSWINLRQKPASARKIAIILYGFPPGYGAVGTAALLNVPRSLLKFLDALKKQGYAVGDLPDDGEELIRWVKEADENPTPTLPRSLLNGGNPRTQLLSASREGVISPSVYGGVRGGSTVNVQTLEKWLGYLRTSRIEKQWKSLTGTGIKTYGDEFQIGGIQLGNIWIGVQPPLGLQGDPMRLMFERDLTPHPQYAAFYKWLQNEFQADAVVHFGMHGTVEWLPGSPLGNTGYSWSDILLGDIPNLYIYAANNPSESILAKRRGYGVLISHNVPPYGRAGLYKELLTLRDLISEYREDPQKNYALKEAICTKIVDTGLEADCPLEDAKKLGIAFSYENVRMFSAHVFDDYLVKLYEYLQILESRLFSSGLHTLGEEPDEEKLAAYLEAYFGEEPQRREGHEGKEIRDLLSQSTDELTNLLRGLNGEYIPPAPGGDLLRDGPGVLPTGRNIHALDPYRMPSPAAYERGREIAQKIIAQHLQEHGKYPETVAVMLWGLDAIKTKGESLGILLELVGAEPVKEGTGRIVRYELKPLAEVGHPRIDVLGNLSGIFRDSFVNIIELLDDLFQRAAEAEESEAENFIRKHALALKAQGVENVSARLFSNPAGDFGSLVNDQVVDGNWESGEELGNTWQSRNVFSYGRQDKGQARPEVLNTLLKTSDRIVQEIDSVEYGITDIQEYYANTGGLKKAAEKQRGKKITTSFVESFSKDTTPRNLDDLLRMEYRTKLVNPKWAQAMANQGSGGAFEISQRMTALIGWGGTADFTDDWVYDQAADTYALDAEMAEKLRKANPEAFRNIVGRMLEAHGRGFWQADEDKLDKLRQLYELTDEELEGVTN